A window of the Acidobacteriota bacterium genome harbors these coding sequences:
- a CDS encoding radical SAM protein has protein sequence MRVLLVQPPGSNWIPGKRDVSAIVSRTAPLGLLSIASYLRARRHSVLICDTYGLGYATGLELVIRTVRNFQPAMVGLTATTSAIDDASAFCRQIKRLFPEVLTVLGGVHATAVGAALLDEFPSVDLLVLGEGEETMAELASAAPIETIHGIAFRHEGKPRTSPPRQQIQNLDNLPFPDHSFLDGFPLRYPLPLFGAPASRGATIVTSRGCPYRCSFCVRSVFGSSYRVHSPDYIYEHAAQLSRKYGIQHLNIADDLFTLDAKRVIEFCELLIRRPLGLTMNCSVRAGHVNTPMLRALKRAGCWMISLGIESGDPELLSRHKPGVRLERIRETVQAIKNAGLKVKGLFIAGLPGETPGTLQRTSDFMISLDLDDMNLTRFTPFPGAPSWPELSRAGLISADRRLMNCNNTVYLPPGFRSEEQFDFLYRQAVRRFYSQPRWRTRFLRRAWQCRSSFPRLLRHLPTLLSAQQSFRTPKSLKGPHAPPSRGEE, from the coding sequence GTGAGGGTTCTCCTGGTCCAGCCACCGGGCTCGAACTGGATTCCCGGCAAGCGCGATGTCAGCGCCATTGTCAGTCGAACGGCACCGCTTGGATTGTTGAGCATCGCCTCATATCTACGCGCCCGCCGGCACTCCGTCCTCATCTGTGACACCTATGGTCTCGGTTATGCCACGGGCCTCGAGCTCGTGATAAGGACCGTACGCAACTTTCAACCCGCCATGGTGGGACTTACCGCAACCACATCGGCCATCGACGATGCCAGTGCCTTTTGCCGGCAAATCAAGCGCCTTTTCCCGGAGGTTCTCACGGTCCTTGGAGGAGTGCACGCTACAGCTGTAGGGGCTGCCTTGCTCGACGAGTTCCCCTCCGTTGACCTTCTCGTCCTCGGAGAGGGGGAAGAAACAATGGCCGAACTAGCATCCGCAGCGCCCATCGAAACCATTCACGGTATCGCCTTCCGTCACGAAGGCAAGCCACGGACTTCTCCCCCGCGCCAACAAATTCAGAACTTAGACAATCTCCCGTTTCCCGACCACAGTTTCCTTGACGGTTTCCCTCTACGTTATCCGCTACCCCTATTTGGAGCACCAGCATCGCGGGGGGCGACCATCGTCACGAGCCGTGGCTGCCCATATCGTTGCTCTTTCTGTGTTCGCTCGGTTTTTGGAAGCAGCTACCGGGTCCACTCCCCCGACTACATCTATGAGCACGCCGCTCAACTCAGCCGCAAATATGGCATCCAGCACTTGAACATAGCCGACGACCTTTTCACACTGGACGCGAAGCGGGTTATCGAGTTCTGCGAGCTATTGATTCGCCGTCCGCTCGGGCTAACCATGAACTGCTCTGTTCGTGCGGGCCACGTCAACACCCCCATGCTTCGAGCTCTCAAGCGGGCAGGCTGCTGGATGATCAGTCTCGGCATCGAGTCCGGCGACCCGGAACTGCTGTCTCGACACAAACCCGGTGTCCGCCTGGAACGTATTCGGGAAACCGTACAAGCGATCAAGAACGCGGGACTTAAAGTCAAAGGCCTTTTCATTGCCGGTCTACCAGGAGAGACACCCGGCACTCTTCAACGCACATCCGATTTCATGATCTCTCTCGACCTCGACGATATGAACCTCACCCGTTTTACCCCCTTTCCCGGCGCCCCTTCTTGGCCGGAACTATCACGCGCCGGCCTGATCTCGGCTGATCGTCGACTCATGAACTGCAACAATACCGTTTATCTCCCTCCCGGCTTTCGTTCTGAAGAGCAGTTCGATTTCCTCTACCGCCAAGCCGTCCGGCGCTTCTATAGCCAGCCCCGCTGGCGTACGCGCTTCCTTCGACGGGCCTGGCAGTGCCGCAGCAGCTTCCCTAGACTCCTCCGCCACCTACCGACACTGCTAAGCGCCCAGCAATCGTTCCGCACCCCGAAAAGCCTAAAGGGCCCTCATGCACCCCCGAGCCGCGGGGAGGAATAA
- a CDS encoding outer membrane lipoprotein-sorting protein encodes MLVALAGLGSVLAESGDARGLLESVAKQWGLVSARLLVEMETRRPDGKLSKNSILVRRDGSGKTRIDFLEPDRDAGKAMLLSGRKAWLYLPRAKRTVAVSGKRNPLSGGFLFDDILADGGAKFSVVLKDSGDVLILELRPRDRRRGQWSRLYLAKDTKLPRKREIFAHSGKLLRTVNVEQTVVWEGRRLPSRLRLIENARASRGGDEVTLVLRKIEKLSERDRELISVEKLEVRAEVRQ; translated from the coding sequence TTGTTGGTAGCGCTCGCGGGTCTGGGTTCGGTTTTGGCGGAATCAGGGGACGCACGTGGTCTTCTTGAAAGTGTGGCGAAGCAGTGGGGGCTGGTGTCGGCCAGACTGCTAGTCGAGATGGAGACCCGGCGGCCTGACGGCAAGCTTTCGAAAAACAGTATTCTCGTACGGCGCGACGGATCGGGGAAAACGAGAATCGACTTTTTGGAGCCCGATAGAGATGCCGGTAAAGCGATGCTTCTCTCAGGACGAAAGGCGTGGTTATATTTACCGCGAGCGAAGAGGACTGTGGCGGTCAGTGGAAAACGAAACCCGCTCAGCGGGGGTTTTTTATTTGATGACATCTTGGCTGATGGAGGGGCGAAGTTTTCGGTAGTCTTGAAGGATAGTGGTGATGTGTTGATCCTTGAGTTGCGTCCGCGGGATCGGCGGCGGGGCCAGTGGAGCCGATTGTATCTGGCCAAGGATACGAAATTGCCGCGCAAGCGCGAGATCTTTGCGCATTCCGGTAAGCTGTTGCGGACGGTCAATGTTGAACAAACCGTGGTTTGGGAAGGTAGGCGGCTCCCATCCCGATTGCGCCTTATTGAGAATGCGCGGGCCAGCCGAGGTGGTGACGAGGTGACGCTTGTCTTGCGCAAAATTGAAAAACTCTCAGAGAGAGATCGTGAATTGATATCGGTAGAAAAGTTAGAGGTGCGGGCGGAAGTGAGGCAATGA
- a CDS encoding lipid biosynthesis B12-binding/radical SAM protein produces the protein MSRARSVLIIATNTEKSPHPVYPLGASIVTSALVQGGYDVHGVDLCFLREPRQVLEGTIAKLDPLFVGLSIRAVDNVSMIRNRVYLPAIKKVADVVRAATDRPLVVGGSGYSLFPKLLLESLGADYGIVGEGEKAVVALADALRRGAVPIEMPGVYYRHGGRVYAGSPAALLGAGEWCSPDYEVFPLSPYSAAGGVASVQTRRGCSEVCAYCTYPLIEGRACRLQHTGRIVGDFEAAMARGVEDFFVTDSAFNLSEEHALGVCAALKERRLDVRWSAFIAPRPRMERLAEAMASSGVRSVELGSEGATMAALRGLGKRHSTKMILDTDRCFREVGVTPAHYFIFGGPNETRDTIKEGLELIDRLSGPIVVFLGVRIYPGTPIFRRAVREGVVHSVSDLLNPVFYFSDRVGWDWVLRELVEFGSSHDNFFVSGLELNHNGDFLERLRRRGRKGSLWEYVGHGPYST, from the coding sequence TTGTCCAGGGCGCGGTCTGTTCTTATCATTGCGACAAACACGGAAAAATCACCACACCCCGTTTATCCGCTGGGCGCGTCCATCGTGACGTCTGCGTTGGTTCAAGGCGGTTATGACGTTCACGGTGTCGATCTGTGTTTCCTGCGCGAACCTCGGCAAGTGCTGGAGGGGACGATTGCAAAACTGGACCCACTGTTCGTGGGGTTGTCGATCAGGGCGGTGGATAATGTGTCCATGATTCGGAATAGGGTTTATCTGCCGGCCATCAAAAAAGTCGCCGACGTTGTCCGGGCGGCGACCGATCGGCCGTTGGTTGTCGGTGGCAGCGGGTATTCTCTATTTCCAAAACTACTACTGGAATCCCTGGGGGCCGATTACGGTATCGTTGGTGAAGGGGAAAAGGCCGTCGTTGCCCTTGCGGATGCTCTGCGCCGAGGAGCAGTACCGATTGAAATGCCAGGAGTTTATTATCGTCATGGCGGAAGGGTATACGCGGGGTCTCCGGCTGCTCTACTTGGGGCGGGGGAATGGTGTAGCCCCGATTACGAGGTTTTTCCCTTGAGCCCGTACTCGGCGGCTGGCGGCGTCGCGTCGGTGCAAACCCGTCGAGGGTGTTCGGAGGTCTGCGCCTATTGTACCTACCCTTTGATTGAGGGGCGGGCATGTCGCTTGCAGCATACTGGTCGGATTGTCGGTGATTTTGAGGCAGCGATGGCAAGGGGGGTAGAGGACTTTTTTGTCACAGATAGTGCTTTCAATCTTTCCGAGGAGCATGCCCTGGGAGTGTGCGCTGCGTTGAAGGAAAGGCGGTTGGATGTTCGATGGTCGGCGTTTATTGCGCCACGGCCCAGAATGGAAAGGCTGGCGGAGGCAATGGCGTCGAGCGGTGTTCGGAGCGTGGAATTGGGGTCCGAGGGCGCAACAATGGCAGCACTTCGAGGGCTCGGGAAGAGACATTCAACGAAGATGATTTTAGATACGGATAGATGCTTCCGGGAGGTTGGCGTTACGCCAGCGCACTATTTCATCTTTGGCGGACCCAACGAGACCAGAGACACCATCAAGGAAGGGCTGGAACTGATCGACCGGCTGTCCGGGCCGATTGTCGTTTTTTTGGGGGTGCGGATTTATCCGGGAACGCCAATCTTTAGACGGGCCGTCAGGGAGGGGGTTGTCCATTCGGTTAGCGACCTCTTGAATCCAGTTTTCTATTTCTCTGATAGGGTGGGATGGGACTGGGTCTTGCGGGAACTGGTGGAATTTGGCAGCAGCCACGATAATTTTTTCGTGAGTGGTCTTGAGTTGAACCACAATGGGGACTTCCTGGAGAGGCTGCGCCGAAGGGGACGGAAAGGCAGTTTGTGGGAATATGTTGGGCATGGCCCATATTCGACCTGA
- a CDS encoding FtsX-like permease family protein, whose translation MNWILLRVWTRSMVRRRLRNLPVGVTVALGAFVLVVNGSIVAGIDRQLRETLVVARYGDLRLTPLGKNAAGSRGSGTALIDNPQRVESVIRRVLPRAIVAGEMSGLGMIQSDVVSSARVVFWGVDTMHDVPLLEAIAQRVQGQRRRELGNGRLWIGAALARRLDVERGDEVTVVLPANGSDINAEDFVVETVLEPGAPWEDYFAYMSLADYQDLAMSRGVNAFKVFLPDKDRDLEVVASVVSAAIAEEGKALLVKTCWESGRFYIGIVNANRLQLILMNLILLIAIGLGLGSIQLLAVYERRKEIGSMLALGASRRLIHLLFLGEGALLALVFGAMGAIAGIVSVLWLGRWGIEVRLEAVTWMIGARRIVPVVDWVQFLLAPWFLAAAVSVAGWWPAARAARMDPVAAMRGRLHG comes from the coding sequence ATGAATTGGATTCTGCTCCGGGTATGGACGAGAAGTATGGTTCGGCGACGGCTGCGGAACTTGCCCGTCGGAGTGACTGTTGCTCTTGGAGCTTTTGTGTTGGTGGTTAATGGATCCATTGTCGCGGGAATCGATAGGCAACTGCGGGAAACGCTCGTCGTTGCTCGGTACGGGGATCTGAGATTGACTCCGCTCGGCAAGAATGCTGCCGGCAGTCGTGGCTCCGGGACTGCGTTGATTGATAATCCGCAGAGAGTTGAATCGGTGATTCGGCGCGTACTTCCGCGGGCAATCGTGGCCGGCGAGATGTCTGGTTTGGGAATGATTCAAAGTGATGTTGTTTCATCTGCCCGGGTAGTCTTCTGGGGGGTGGATACCATGCATGATGTGCCGCTTCTGGAGGCAATAGCACAAAGAGTACAAGGCCAGAGGCGACGGGAATTGGGTAACGGGAGGCTTTGGATCGGTGCTGCACTGGCTAGGAGGTTGGACGTTGAGCGTGGGGACGAAGTGACCGTTGTTCTTCCAGCGAATGGCAGTGATATCAACGCGGAAGATTTTGTTGTGGAAACTGTACTCGAGCCCGGCGCACCGTGGGAAGATTACTTTGCGTACATGTCCCTCGCGGATTACCAGGACCTTGCAATGAGTCGAGGGGTCAATGCGTTCAAGGTATTTTTGCCGGATAAAGACCGGGACCTTGAAGTGGTGGCCTCGGTTGTGTCTGCGGCTATCGCTGAAGAGGGAAAAGCTCTGCTCGTAAAAACCTGCTGGGAGAGTGGGCGTTTTTATATCGGGATAGTCAATGCTAACCGTCTTCAATTGATCTTGATGAATCTGATTCTCCTGATCGCGATAGGCCTTGGGCTGGGGAGTATCCAATTACTTGCGGTGTATGAACGGCGGAAAGAGATCGGGAGCATGTTGGCTTTGGGAGCGTCGCGGCGCTTGATCCACCTGCTTTTTCTTGGCGAGGGTGCGTTGCTCGCCTTGGTTTTTGGGGCGATGGGTGCAATCGCGGGTATTGTTTCTGTGTTGTGGCTAGGTCGGTGGGGGATCGAGGTCAGGCTTGAGGCGGTTACCTGGATGATCGGTGCGCGCAGGATTGTACCGGTCGTCGACTGGGTGCAGTTCCTCCTCGCGCCGTGGTTTTTGGCAGCAGCGGTAAGTGTTGCGGGGTGGTGGCCGGCGGCACGCGCTGCGAGGATGGATCCGGTGGCAGCAATGAGAGGTCGGCTTCATGGCTAG
- a CDS encoding ABC transporter ATP-binding protein produces the protein MIEIVGLVKEYGKGHAVVRALRGIDLIVDTGEMLGLAGTSGSGKTTLLNILGCLDRPTSGSVLIDGQDTSGMKEKELTRYRGQTIGFMFQDFNLFQLMNVEENVEFPLAIVGVPGFKRRERVASMLARVGLEGKERRFPDQLSAGEKQRVAIARALVHRPRLVLADEPTANLDNRTARGIIDLLLDLNREMMTTFVIASHDPALLGRLPRVAYMEDGVILDTVGPGTRV, from the coding sequence ATGATCGAAATTGTTGGCCTTGTAAAGGAATATGGGAAAGGGCATGCTGTCGTCCGAGCATTGCGAGGGATTGATTTGATCGTCGATACCGGGGAGATGCTGGGCCTTGCGGGGACCTCGGGGAGCGGGAAGACAACACTGCTCAATATTCTGGGATGTCTCGATCGGCCGACGAGCGGCTCTGTTTTGATTGACGGGCAGGATACCTCGGGCATGAAGGAGAAAGAACTTACGCGTTATCGTGGTCAGACCATCGGGTTTATGTTCCAGGATTTCAACCTTTTCCAGTTGATGAATGTGGAAGAAAATGTTGAGTTTCCCTTGGCCATAGTGGGTGTCCCGGGATTTAAACGCCGGGAGCGAGTGGCGAGCATGCTTGCTCGTGTCGGCCTGGAAGGTAAAGAGAGGCGCTTTCCCGATCAGCTTTCAGCAGGGGAGAAGCAGCGCGTCGCGATTGCGAGGGCTCTTGTGCACCGGCCACGACTTGTATTGGCAGACGAACCGACAGCTAATCTCGATAATCGGACTGCACGTGGGATCATCGATTTGTTGCTTGATCTGAATAGAGAGATGATGACGACCTTCGTCATTGCCAGCCACGATCCGGCGTTGCTCGGGCGCTTGCCTCGCGTGGCGTATATGGAGGATGGCGTTATCTTGGATACAGTTGGCCCGGGCACTCGAGTTTGA
- a CDS encoding FtsX-like permease family protein — MNIEQSLTRGLCGDLEVVDSAAPDLSFLDEIPSDHPRIRIADQVIAVIQRDVDVEAVSRRLGASGLLLYQDASAPLLILGVDSKMEPKVLPRFAVGLAESLGGGGRALIGESLARRLGIQLGERFTALIPTDNGLFEGDDFQVAGFFSPSGVPLVDEFAVVMSIGDLETLLGPDTGPTSLVVRLTSGADAIRATRRIQAALNQNGFSVRVRGWRERAGKISQIVQVGQMGMRWALVLLTFILGLVVLNTVVLLVLERSGEISTMRALGSSRLRVVRILMVEAALVHTFAAVAGSVAGAALCWALGRNGIPVGSKAMMYALGGNRLFLRPTFEDLVIGFVLVVSVGLLATFVPAVVVTYRTALVDGDRR; from the coding sequence GTGAACATCGAGCAGTCCCTTACGAGGGGTCTCTGTGGCGATTTGGAGGTCGTCGATTCCGCGGCTCCGGATCTTAGCTTCTTGGACGAAATTCCCTCCGACCATCCTAGAATTAGAATCGCCGATCAAGTGATCGCGGTGATTCAACGGGATGTTGATGTCGAGGCCGTGTCACGGCGACTGGGGGCGTCCGGTCTTTTACTGTACCAGGATGCCAGCGCGCCGCTTTTGATTCTTGGTGTCGATTCGAAGATGGAGCCAAAGGTACTGCCGCGTTTCGCGGTGGGGTTGGCGGAGTCGCTCGGGGGCGGGGGGCGCGCTCTGATCGGCGAATCCCTGGCTCGCCGTTTGGGCATCCAGCTTGGTGAACGATTCACGGCCTTGATCCCTACGGACAACGGTCTTTTCGAAGGGGATGACTTCCAAGTTGCGGGCTTTTTTTCTCCCTCCGGGGTTCCCCTTGTAGACGAGTTTGCCGTGGTGATGTCGATTGGGGACCTGGAAACGCTGTTGGGGCCGGATACCGGGCCGACAAGCTTGGTGGTTCGCTTGACGAGCGGTGCGGATGCGATAAGAGCAACCCGCCGGATTCAGGCGGCTTTAAACCAGAATGGGTTTTCTGTCCGGGTGCGAGGTTGGCGTGAGCGAGCTGGAAAGATAAGTCAGATTGTGCAAGTGGGTCAGATGGGCATGCGTTGGGCGCTTGTACTTTTGACCTTCATTCTGGGTCTGGTAGTGCTGAATACTGTCGTTTTGTTGGTTCTCGAGAGGAGTGGGGAAATTTCGACTATGCGGGCTCTCGGCAGCAGCCGATTGCGCGTAGTCCGGATTCTTATGGTAGAGGCGGCGCTGGTACACACGTTTGCGGCTGTTGCCGGCTCTGTTGCCGGCGCCGCGCTTTGTTGGGCTTTGGGTCGTAACGGTATTCCGGTCGGTAGCAAGGCGATGATGTACGCCTTGGGAGGTAACCGGCTGTTTCTCCGGCCAACGTTCGAAGATCTTGTCATCGGGTTTGTTTTGGTTGTGTCGGTGGGATTGTTGGCGACGTTTGTGCCGGCGGTCGTTGTGACTTACCGGACCGCGCTTGTGGATGGAGACCGGAGATGA
- a CDS encoding acyl carrier protein → MYEEARLKEQLKKMIIDACRVEGVVPEEIGDTDRLIGGTGVLELDSLDALEISVALQREFGIKIDNATVAADAMRSIESLAAFVSKVSSQSRS, encoded by the coding sequence GTGTACGAGGAGGCGCGGCTCAAAGAGCAGTTGAAAAAGATGATTATCGACGCATGCCGTGTTGAAGGGGTTGTTCCGGAAGAGATCGGCGACACGGATCGCCTGATTGGCGGGACCGGTGTCCTTGAGCTTGACAGCCTTGACGCGTTGGAGATCTCGGTTGCACTGCAAAGGGAATTCGGCATCAAAATCGATAACGCCACGGTAGCCGCGGACGCCATGCGGTCAATCGAATCGCTTGCGGCTTTTGTGTCGAAAGTCAGTTCGCAATCCCGGTCCTAG